Proteins from one Robertmurraya sp. FSL R5-0851 genomic window:
- a CDS encoding tyrosine-type recombinase/integrase: MKEGCKRYIKQRLLSGHNFSTSAAQLYTRYLPGFINLITKLEPDWNDFNQLTRNHILQYIEYLNSYTKNFTHKKANPEKYKKEALNCVSKFLRDSQMYEYDFAPKKSVSTLIYPEDKPTEKKKPYDQVDYIPEFVLEQLFNNINELHPNVQPITWIAFKTGLRISDTLGLTHDCLVKLNDKYQIVTDIEKTYVKGHSIPIDEHLANIIAVLIDRSKQMSNDDNNPKRYIFVRYVGARKGKPYYQHWVAEQLNILARKVNIVDENGNLFPFFMVIFY; the protein is encoded by the coding sequence TTGAAAGAAGGATGTAAACGGTACATTAAACAACGACTTTTAAGCGGTCATAATTTTAGTACATCAGCAGCACAGTTATATACCCGATATTTACCAGGATTTATAAATTTAATAACAAAATTAGAACCCGACTGGAATGATTTTAATCAATTAACTCGCAATCATATCCTTCAGTACATTGAATATCTAAATAGTTATACAAAAAACTTCACCCATAAAAAAGCTAATCCCGAAAAATATAAAAAAGAGGCGCTCAATTGTGTATCCAAATTTTTAAGGGATAGCCAAATGTACGAGTATGACTTTGCACCTAAAAAAAGTGTCTCAACTTTAATCTATCCTGAAGACAAACCAACTGAAAAAAAGAAACCTTATGACCAAGTGGATTATATTCCCGAATTTGTATTGGAGCAATTGTTTAATAATATTAATGAACTTCATCCAAATGTTCAGCCAATTACATGGATTGCTTTTAAGACAGGTCTTAGAATTTCCGATACTCTGGGGTTAACTCATGATTGTTTAGTTAAATTAAATGATAAATATCAAATTGTAACAGACATTGAAAAGACCTACGTTAAAGGACATTCAATACCTATTGATGAACACTTAGCTAATATAATAGCTGTATTAATTGATAGATCTAAACAAATGAGTAATGATGATAATAATCCAAAGAGATACATTTTTGTCCGTTATGTAGGAGCTAGAAAGGGAAAGCCCTACTATCAGCACTGGGTTGCAGAACAACTTAATATATTAGCCCGAAAGGTAAACATTGTAGATGAAAATGGAAACTTATTTCCCTTTTTTATGGTGATATTTTATTGA
- a CDS encoding cell wall hydrolase codes for MKKRLLSSILCFGILSFALLINFGLPSKASAAGSCLSDQTGLSEFNGLTSTDLLARLIYAEAYSESLTGKKGVGFVVKNRIAKNLSEFGGNTYSGVILKPGSFAGMTTSLARCPSTTSTAWLDSLSVASNINTATNPVGKTLWFNTNSVYTSRTYQFPTYVGYTFNGGASYSQVVEKYVIGGHTFFRVSGY; via the coding sequence GTGAAAAAGAGGTTATTATCAAGCATTCTTTGTTTTGGGATTTTATCTTTTGCTTTATTAATTAACTTTGGTTTACCATCAAAAGCTTCAGCAGCAGGTTCATGTTTGTCTGATCAAACGGGCTTATCAGAATTTAATGGTCTTACTAGTACTGATTTATTAGCACGCTTAATTTATGCAGAAGCATATTCCGAATCTTTAACTGGTAAAAAAGGTGTAGGCTTTGTTGTAAAAAACAGAATTGCTAAGAACCTTTCTGAATTTGGTGGTAATACCTATTCAGGCGTAATTTTAAAGCCTGGTTCTTTTGCTGGAATGACCACTTCCCTTGCTCGTTGTCCATCAACTACTTCTACTGCTTGGCTTGATAGTTTATCAGTTGCTTCAAATATAAATACAGCTACTAATCCAGTTGGTAAAACACTTTGGTTTAATACAAATAGCGTTTATACATCCAGAACCTATCAATTCCCGACTTATGTTGGATACACCTTTAATGGAGGGGCATCTTATTCTCAGGTTGTTGAGAAATATGTTATCGGTGGTCATACTTTTTTCCGGGTATCAGGATACTAA
- a CDS encoding IS4 family transposase, giving the protein MDKITRKTSFGQWFSAMNLQLIEDQVKIKKLDYYTKKLRTESFLKLLLFAQLVEVESLHALGDCLFDEQLQKGIELDSISISQLSRRLNSLNPDLFQLLFLDLVGRIHAKTHYTKLVMPLKIIDSSTLPLNLTNHRWAKFRKTKAGVKLHLRLVFMEKGSSYPEKAVITKASEHDRGQLEVLVDDKECMYVFDRGYLDYERFDRMTDDGYFFLSRLRKNAVIREVSDFPLPDDSSVLSDQMVLLGSTQNRTENYFRLLKVADSKGNLLHLITNRFDLSAEEISEMYKARWAIELFFKWIKQHLNIKKFYGQSEWAIQNQVFIALIVYCLNVLAQIETDSKRKILQISRYLKAALWKPATIWIRKIEGKAVP; this is encoded by the coding sequence ATGGACAAGATTACACGAAAAACTTCATTTGGGCAATGGTTTTCAGCCATGAATCTTCAATTAATTGAAGATCAGGTGAAAATCAAGAAATTAGACTATTATACAAAAAAGTTAAGGACAGAGTCCTTCCTGAAACTGCTGCTCTTTGCGCAGCTAGTTGAAGTCGAGAGCCTGCACGCTCTTGGTGATTGTCTTTTTGACGAACAGCTTCAAAAGGGAATTGAACTAGATTCGATCAGTATTTCTCAGTTATCTCGACGGTTAAACAGCTTAAATCCAGATCTGTTTCAACTTCTTTTCCTCGATTTAGTGGGGCGGATTCACGCCAAAACCCACTATACAAAACTGGTTATGCCTTTGAAAATCATTGATTCGAGTACATTGCCACTTAATTTGACGAATCATCGGTGGGCAAAATTTCGGAAAACTAAAGCAGGCGTAAAGTTACATCTTCGTCTTGTCTTCATGGAAAAGGGATCTTCCTATCCGGAAAAAGCCGTCATCACCAAAGCCAGTGAACATGACCGAGGTCAGTTGGAGGTTCTGGTCGATGACAAAGAATGCATGTATGTGTTTGACAGAGGATATCTGGACTACGAGCGCTTTGACCGTATGACGGATGATGGATACTTTTTTCTCTCTAGACTACGCAAAAACGCTGTGATCCGAGAAGTCAGTGATTTTCCATTACCTGATGATTCATCTGTTTTGTCTGATCAAATGGTGTTGCTCGGAAGCACACAAAACCGTACAGAGAATTACTTCCGTCTTCTAAAAGTGGCTGATTCAAAAGGGAATCTGCTTCACCTCATCACAAACCGTTTTGATTTGAGCGCAGAAGAAATTTCAGAGATGTACAAGGCCCGCTGGGCCATTGAACTTTTTTTCAAATGGATCAAGCAGCACTTAAACATCAAAAAGTTCTACGGCCAAAGCGAGTGGGCGATACAGAATCAGGTGTTCATCGCGTTAATCGTCTATTGTCTCAATGTTCTCGCGCAGATCGAGACGGACAGCAAGAGGAAAATTCTGCAGATTAGCCGATATTTAAAGGCAGCATTGTGGAAGCCGGCTACGATCTGGATTCGAAAAATAGAAGGAAAGGCTGTTCCTTAA
- a CDS encoding peptidoglycan DD-metalloendopeptidase family protein produces MLPPEREQEEKSQIRKFAEDQAKRQGRKVVKKLAKKGGKLAAKLAKIAVKKFAMVLGKLLAWIVGTVGLPIIGIALAIITALVVVSLAWSFLFGTGEGLAGEDKKLHQYIVERANATVNMNSSIEKPYRVPEKLIAATVQIDAFSKNEDIREVIKKMATALAPEFEYGRYNEWTETQVTVCEDGSCKTGDIKRDDKYVDKLEHVDYWNGSTSFTYTAHISAWKSSTVTTYKTVKETTTKKVVEEIQVPVQQETCERKILSEDPPKYQNICTTKTVYVTKLVTKYVDVETERQVEIKTTTKTRNQYFTSQKTQRTDYGTFDNILNSYGLGINDKKLIEANYLFMGGTIEYSEWLSTNSGGGSYGGGFIGFDGIITPGGGVPPQFMPYYLSAEKKYGVHWYTLAGIHFVETGFSTHPTMLSSAGAVGHMQFMPATWVGWSYNIGGGRVSPSVDITSLAVIAQGRGYGVDGNGDGKADPWDVEDSVHTAANYLSKNNYANDPRGAVWHYNHAEWYVNKVLNAAEGFKNAATYQANGDKIPPLQPGSFMKPAVGRNTSGFGNRSGGMHYGADIAPPVKGALDSQVVASADGVVSRSAYSGTYGHVVYIKHNIGGQAYETVYAHLQGRAVTLGQTVKQGQFLGLMGDTGDSDGVHLHFEVHLGAWSQNKANAINPALVVPF; encoded by the coding sequence ATGTTACCTCCTGAAAGAGAACAAGAAGAGAAATCCCAGATAAGGAAATTTGCTGAGGATCAAGCAAAAAGACAAGGTAGAAAAGTAGTTAAAAAGCTTGCTAAAAAAGGTGGTAAACTAGCCGCGAAGCTAGCAAAAATAGCAGTTAAAAAGTTTGCTATGGTATTAGGTAAATTACTCGCATGGATTGTTGGTACTGTAGGGCTTCCCATTATTGGGATTGCCCTAGCCATCATAACTGCTCTAGTAGTGGTTTCTCTTGCTTGGTCTTTCCTATTTGGCACAGGCGAAGGACTAGCAGGAGAAGATAAGAAACTTCACCAGTATATTGTTGAACGTGCTAACGCAACCGTAAATATGAATAGTTCAATAGAGAAACCATACCGAGTACCTGAAAAACTTATTGCAGCCACTGTCCAAATTGATGCCTTCTCAAAGAATGAAGATATAAGAGAAGTTATCAAGAAGATGGCAACCGCTTTAGCACCTGAATTTGAATATGGCCGATATAACGAGTGGACAGAAACACAAGTCACTGTTTGTGAAGACGGTAGCTGTAAGACAGGTGATATTAAGAGGGACGATAAATACGTGGATAAACTTGAACATGTCGATTATTGGAACGGTTCCACTTCTTTTACATACACAGCTCATATTTCCGCATGGAAAAGTAGTACTGTCACTACCTATAAGACGGTAAAAGAAACAACAACTAAAAAGGTCGTTGAAGAGATTCAAGTTCCAGTACAACAAGAAACGTGCGAGAGAAAAATCTTATCAGAAGATCCTCCTAAGTATCAAAATATCTGTACAACCAAAACGGTGTACGTAACAAAATTAGTTACTAAATATGTAGACGTAGAAACTGAGAGACAAGTAGAGATTAAAACTACAACAAAAACTAGAAATCAATACTTTACCTCTCAAAAAACTCAACGTACTGATTATGGTACTTTTGACAATATCCTAAATTCATATGGTTTAGGAATCAATGATAAGAAATTAATAGAAGCGAATTATCTTTTCATGGGCGGCACTATCGAATACAGTGAATGGTTATCTACAAATAGCGGTGGAGGGTCGTACGGGGGTGGATTCATAGGCTTTGATGGAATCATTACACCAGGAGGTGGTGTTCCACCTCAATTTATGCCATATTACCTTTCCGCAGAAAAGAAATACGGAGTCCACTGGTATACCCTAGCTGGTATACACTTTGTCGAAACCGGATTCTCTACTCACCCCACCATGTTATCATCAGCCGGAGCTGTCGGCCACATGCAATTCATGCCCGCAACCTGGGTTGGTTGGTCCTACAATATTGGAGGCGGTAGGGTTTCTCCAAGTGTAGATATTACAAGTTTAGCAGTTATAGCTCAAGGTCGGGGATACGGAGTTGATGGTAACGGTGACGGAAAGGCAGACCCATGGGATGTTGAAGATAGTGTTCACACCGCCGCAAACTACCTTTCTAAAAACAATTATGCTAACGATCCTCGTGGAGCGGTTTGGCATTACAACCATGCAGAATGGTATGTCAATAAGGTTCTGAATGCAGCGGAAGGATTTAAAAATGCAGCAACTTATCAAGCAAACGGAGACAAGATTCCTCCACTACAACCTGGTAGTTTTATGAAACCCGCTGTAGGTCGTAATACATCTGGGTTCGGTAATCGTAGCGGTGGAATGCACTATGGTGCGGACATTGCCCCTCCCGTTAAAGGAGCACTGGATTCTCAGGTTGTGGCTTCAGCCGACGGAGTAGTTAGTAGGTCTGCCTACTCAGGAACTTATGGACATGTTGTCTATATAAAACATAATATTGGTGGACAAGCCTATGAGACAGTGTATGCACACTTACAAGGTCGTGCTGTCACTTTAGGGCAAACTGTTAAACAAGGACAATTTCTTGGTCTTATGGGGGATACAGGAGATTCTGATGGAGTCCATTTGCACTTCGAGGTCCATCTTGGTGCTTGGAGCCAAAATAAAGCAAATGCTATAAATCCTGCTTTGGTAGTACCATTTTAG